The Bosea sp. F3-2 genome window below encodes:
- a CDS encoding heme-binding protein: protein MTLERAQSLIAAALAAGRARGTRPLAAVVVDAGGHIVASAREDGATIARHDFALAKAWSCIALGLDTRDLVERVEANPAFFSAAATLLSGRLLPAAGGVLVREDEQILGALGVSGDAAEVDDACAIAAIGR from the coding sequence ATGACGCTGGAACGGGCGCAGAGCCTGATCGCCGCGGCTCTCGCCGCTGGCCGTGCGCGCGGAACCAGGCCTCTGGCGGCCGTGGTCGTCGATGCCGGGGGCCATATCGTAGCCTCAGCCCGTGAGGACGGGGCCACGATCGCCCGGCACGACTTCGCCCTGGCGAAGGCCTGGAGCTGCATCGCGCTCGGATTGGATACGCGCGACCTCGTCGAAAGAGTGGAGGCAAATCCAGCCTTCTTCTCCGCAGCCGCGACCCTCTTGTCCGGCAGGTTGCTCCCTGCCGCCGGCGGGGTACTGGTTCGCGAGGATGAACAGATCCTAGGCGCGCTCGGCGTCTCCGGCGACGCTGCAGAAGTGGATGACGCCTGTGCAATTGCTGCCATTGGACGGTGA